One Methanobacterium sp. DNA window includes the following coding sequences:
- the hemB gene encoding porphobilinogen synthase, with the protein MQFPITRMRRLRKTPQIRKILSETKLNPEDFIYPMFVKETLKDGQKEHIDTMPGQYRYSLNDAVFEAKKLEKRGLVSVLLFGMPDKKDDIGSSAYDENGIVQNTVRKLKEETNLVVITDVCMCQYTTQGHCGIIDDDEIINDESLEYLSKIALSHAEAGADIVAPSDMMDGRVEAIRETLDVNGYDDVLIMSYAAKYASAFYAPFRHAVDSAPSFGDRKTYQMNPSNVNEALRESELDLVEGADILMVKPAIAYLDVIKSIKDEFNVPTAAYQVSGEYSMIKAGIEAGYLTEDVIYESLISIKRAGADLIISHFAPEFL; encoded by the coding sequence ATGCAATTTCCAATTACAAGGATGCGAAGATTAAGAAAAACACCTCAAATAAGGAAAATTTTAAGTGAAACAAAGCTCAACCCCGAAGATTTTATCTATCCCATGTTTGTTAAAGAAACATTAAAAGACGGCCAAAAAGAGCATATTGATACAATGCCTGGTCAATACAGATATTCATTGAATGATGCAGTTTTTGAGGCTAAAAAGCTTGAAAAAAGAGGTTTAGTATCAGTTCTCTTGTTTGGAATGCCTGATAAAAAAGATGATATAGGATCATCGGCTTATGATGAAAATGGAATAGTTCAAAATACGGTCCGCAAATTGAAAGAAGAAACAAATCTTGTGGTTATAACAGATGTTTGTATGTGTCAGTACACGACCCAAGGACATTGCGGAATAATTGATGATGATGAAATAATTAATGATGAAAGTCTTGAATATCTCTCAAAGATAGCTTTAAGCCATGCTGAAGCAGGGGCCGATATTGTAGCACCTTCAGATATGATGGATGGTAGAGTTGAAGCTATAAGGGAAACACTTGATGTAAATGGATATGATGATGTTCTTATAATGTCTTATGCTGCAAAATATGCATCAGCATTTTATGCACCATTTAGGCATGCTGTAGATTCCGCTCCATCATTTGGTGATAGAAAAACTTACCAAATGAATCCTTCAAATGTGAATGAGGCTTTAAGAGAGTCAGAACTTGATTTAGTGGAAGGTGCAGATATATTAATGGTAAAACCTGCAATAGCTTATCTTGATGTCATTAAATCTATTAAAGATGAATTTAATGTGCCAACAGCAGCTTATCAAGTTAGTGGAGAGTATTCAATGATTAAAGCAGGAATAGAAGCAGGTTATCTTACTGAAGATGTTATATATGAATCATTGATTTCTATTAAACGTGCAGGAGCAGATCTTATAATATCCCATTTTGCACCTGAATTTTTATAA